DNA sequence from the Coffea arabica cultivar ET-39 chromosome 11c, Coffea Arabica ET-39 HiFi, whole genome shotgun sequence genome:
gttatataaaaaataaaaaagaattaaaggaaaaaaggaaaacacaaaataaactTGGATATTAGGCGAGATCAATCTAAACCCGTCCCAAAGTGATCATGCCCAAATTAGTTCTAAAAtacatatgggtaaggttggaCATAAATCCATATTACTCGGTCTTATCTCAGACTCAAATAAAACCCACCCATCCcacccattttgccacctctaatgaCAATGAATATAGTCCAGAATCCGGTTCGGATCAACCTAATGTGGTCGGATTTGAACGGTAAAAATAATACTGTGCAGTTGCGCCACTAACTATTCTTAAGGGAAGTGAAAAAGCCTCCTATAATTGGTAGGAGTTACCCTTAACAAccaacaaaaagaaacaaaaaaaaaaaaaagcccaagCGAAAAGGCTTAACATAAAATTGCCCGAATGGATATGTTTACTTTATACAAGTTCATTTAGGTTTGATATATAACTCCTTTGTCTATATTTTTCGTCGTAGCTATATATGTCTAGTGCAGCATGTATATATGTCTTATTCTAACACGAAGTTTAAACTTTACATTACACTAAAATACCTGGTGAGCCCTTAACATTGAGTTCTTTCAAAGAATTTTTCCCGAGTTTGGTGATGGAATGGTGTCATTGTCGTTCCGCCATTGTACGCTTTTTGGTAGACTATGTTGTTACCTTCGGCTTGACTATTGGAAAACTTGGAGTTAGGACGTAAGAAAGCTGAAGAGATCATTTATCGAAATCTTAGAAGGAACAAGATTGGTGTTACATGTATAATTGCGACTGTTTGGCACTTATGGCAGGAGAGGATCAGCAGGGTTTTTAAGCAAACCAGCAAAACCAATGTTCAACTTGTTGCAGCAATTGTAAATTGTGTCCAATCAACGTGTGTATCTTGGGAGAGTGCTGCAAGAACAAAGGAAAATCTGGAACTAATGCTCGAATGGGGATTTGAATATAAGTGTTTGATGAGATCGATAGgtattatatgtatatatgagCCATTAACTAAGTACTTAGTGACTATAGAGATAGAGGCTTTAGAGTATATAGTGCTGATAGATACAGGAAACAGAGATATGATGTAATAGATGTAGAGCTTATTGTACAATTATGCTGAAttcaattaaagaaaatacttcatccaaaaaaaaaaaagattgctaGGTTAGATATATACGAGAATCAACAAATTTGGAGGTGGTCTATTGGGTTCAACAAAAATCCGTATGCTCTTTGCCCGCTTGTGGAACATTTGGAGCAACATTGCTGACTTAGATATACACGATAGTAAACAAGCTTAGAGGTGGTATAACTGGTTCAAGAAAACGCGCTTTCTTCCCAAATCTACCCTTTTTGGTTGGGTAATGCAACAGGCTCGGACTAATATGCTATGTTTCCAGATTTGGATTGGATATCGACTCGGTTGAattcaggggtcaatgggttcgaccggatTGAAGGTTGAActggatgacgtcataaatacgccatatatatatgtgtgtgtgtgaattttTTCCCTATAAATCAACTATACAAAATATAACCAAGAACTAATAATCCAAATCCAATTCaattcatgtagcaacaatatatatatatatatatatatatatatatatatatatatgtcatgtTTTTCCTgtaaatcaaatatacaaaatgtaACCAAGAACATGTAGTAACATGTTGAATTGGTCGTAGTAACTAATCTCCCACTATGGAACTCTTCCTAGTAATTATAACCAAGAAAATTTGACTTCTAAGTCTTTGAAGCTTTTCTAGTTTTGATGTGCACCGTTCTTACGAGCTGAAAAGATCATTAGTACTAGAATTTCGATTCTTATTAATTGTTCAAACGAAACAGGAACACCTTGATCCTGCACCCTATATATTCTCGTTACTGTATTGCATATTTACTGAGGCGACTTTTGTAACTTAatccaatgttttgaaaaccggatTGGATTGGCTGattcgaccggttgaaccgcgaaccgaCCATGGCACCGGTCCGATTCTATGTCATTGTTGACTTTACTAGAAAATCGGTCAAAACCCGATTGAACCGTAAAAATCGCCAAACCGGATTGAACCGGCGggttttcagttttcaactttcccttttttttttaagttttgcaaaatgcagccatcaagattcgaactcaagacctttgtaatagaaaaCCAATGTATCAACCATTGCACCAtcacattttattagtttttttgataactttttttttccaacaaacgaTAATAGATTTCATTAATATTAACACTTGATAATACAAGTATTAGTTACAAAAAGGGGATACTACCCTCATTTCTTTCATCCCTAACTCAATCAGCCATATTGGGAAGTCATTTTCCCATTCAATGTTATGCACTAGTTTAACTGCAAAATGAGCTAGTGCATGACTGATTACATTTGCTGTTCTAGAAATAAACAGAAAAGAGCACCTGTCAAAGCCTTTTCTAAGCTCCTGTACATCCTCTAGAATAGTTGCAATGTTGTACTCATATTCACTGCATCTGTTAATTTGCTCAACCACTGATTTGCAATCTGAATGTACAATAATTTTCTTCCACCCAGCTTGCTTGGCCATCAGTAGAGCATTTCGTATTGCGAGTGCCTCTTCCATGCTCGCTGTTCCTTTCCTCTGGTGCACATTTCCTTTCGCTCTCAATATGATTCCTTTCCAGTTTCTTGCAATGATCCCTTTTCCAGTCCTGATCATTTTTGCAGAAATGGCTGCATCCGTATACAGACATACCACATCTTCCCTTGGTTGCTCATTTCTTGCTTGTTGTCCACTCCTATTCTGGGTTGCTCTGCTCTCCTGCTCAGATTCCCTTTCTTGTTCAAATTCCAACCACTCCTCTTGTGCTTTTTGTGCAGTGTTATGAGGTTCCTGATGAGCACTATCAAAAATTCTCTTGTTTCTGGCTTTCCAGATGTGCCAGAATATGTTAATGGTGAGATTAACTCTAGCTTGACCTTGTTCCATCGAGAGTGATTGCATAGCTTTCTCCCACCATTTGATAACTTATTTGtataaaacaaacactcatatttctttttccatttttcttacaaaatttcattctctcatggttctttctttttaatcttcaactctctctctctctatcctcttttcttttatcactccctttttaatcaaatctctttatttttaatttattgatgttttcttccatcttttaattttgtttttgtccattaaattaaaaagaattatttttctttaacccaaattatttaatgccacaatcattcatttttatctcattttttgtttcttatcaagtttacatttctattttcgattctcttgacttctttcgaactccaaatttccttttttaaattgcaatatttaaattccaaaacataaattaaaatttaagatcacaatgtctaaattctcatagacgtgaatttgtataatttcaaaatattgtgatatttttgggttggatttagatataattgaaattgagatgaaatttattgttttaacttataatttaaaaaatttatttttaaaaacccaagttattaaaaaatagtaaacttttcatcatataaagtattaaattagtccattacatgtcttattttgtgcatatatatatttatataaattatttttaaaaaaattcattgaaccggaGTTGAACCAATCCGACCGGTTGAATCTCGACCCCCTTTCACTttaccggttcaattaacggtctgatttttaaaacattgacttaatcaaacactttatgagataaaaaaaaaaaaaaggaaacttaTCAAACACTTAAATGTATATAGCTTTATCATTTGACAAACCAACATATCTAATAAGAATTCCATGCGCAAGAGCAATCAGCAAAGTCGAAGCAGTAGACAATCCAAGAGAGTGACATATATGAAATCATCCTTCCTCAGTCCTCACCTGCAGTAACAACCAACCAAAaaagccaaatttttttttttaaaaaaaaaaaaaaccccaacaacccaaaaagggggaaaaaattgGAATTTTTGCTTTCTACGCAATTTAGACATCAGAACCATACAAGGCGGCCGCCAAGCCACTTAATAGAAGTTCTACAAATATAAGACCAAACTAATAGAAGACGTTGCCGAGTGCTGAGTGCAAGACAAAAACTGAAAAAAGGGCAAAACTAATAGAAGTTTTGAGAAAATTCTACCTGCTTCTTCTAGTCATGCTTGACCCTTGAAGTTTAAGTCCGAACTTCGAAGGAGATGGCAGCAATGCAAGCTTGAAGTCTGAAAATTTCCAGAGGAGAGGCGGCTGCAACCTTTGAGGAGCGGCGGCGGACTCCCGGTGGAAGAGCTAGGTTACCAACAAAGATTTCGTTTTGCAAACTctgcaattttccagctttttttcctcttttttgcttgttttaatcgGTCAAAGGGAAGACCAGAGAAAGtcagtttggaaaaaaaattaggccaaaaaaaaaagaagaaggggaAAATCGGGTTTAATACAACTACACCAATTCACCGGTTAGACTCGGGTGTTGACTGGGTTTTATTGATTTTCTAATTACCGAGTTTTTATATTGACTCGGACGGATTACTTGATCGGTTCTCAATTTGACCGATTCAACTAATCGATCCAGTTCAAGTCTGAAAACAATGCTAATATGATTTAGGTTCAAATTTGTTCTCACCCTTATTGCTACATGGCTCCTTTAAATAAATTCTCATAGTtgcactttttattttttatgtataaatttcttatttcttGTTTTCGATTATTGTCAGCTGAACCCTTCTAATTTAATTCAACAAATCGTAGCATATTCTATCTCACTAGAGTCCAACATCTTGCCCAATTTTGTGTGGTAAGGTAGTTGTCGATTATCTCGAATAGCGAAGGGGATGGCAAGTTGGTGGGGGTGGAAAAATTGTAGAAGGacaacaagaaaataaaatagaaacaaagataaaagaagcAAACAggttttttgagaaaaattttaACATTTATATAGGCTTAATAAGAGTCCATATATATTCCAATTCCTACTCGTCTTATTAATGCATTCATGATCCCAAATGTACTTGGGCTTGAATCCCAAGCATTTTCAGGTAGAAAATAGAACATAGGCTCCTTCCCCACATATACATTACACCAAGAAGAACACCCACAAACACTAACTTATCAAATTTTAAGACATTGCAACACTAATTAAACTAGAGATGAAAACCTCAGAGAATTCTACAAGACAACATCCATGCACGATTTTTCAAGGAAAAAAGGCACTAGACCACATAAAATTGTGATTCTCATGGAATTTCATAGTCATCTCATTCCCAGAACCAGAACCCTTGTTTTGACCAGGGTTATTCATCCACTGGTTGAACCAGCCAGTCCTTGGAATCCCATCCACAGGCATTGATGGTTCACCTGGTGGTGTTGTTGGCGGCTTAGCTTGTTGAGGAGGAGCCATTTTCTTGAGAAATTCAATTCTTTTCTCAATCTTCTTTACATTCTGATCAACAAGCCACCCCAGATCATGCAAGTCCGCCATCATCAGGTCCTGTATACCTCTTCCAGTCAAGCATTGGTACATCACCTCAGTCATCTCCTTCTCGCGATTTTCCTTGCATTGTTTCCTCAGCTGTTCATTGGCTTTGGCAATCCTGTGCTTGATGAAGCCCTCCTGATTCACCATCTTCTTGCTTTGCTCCATTTCTGGCATTCTTTTGAACCGTGAAATCACGAGTTGAACTCCCACCGGGCCAGGCCAAACCTCAGGTTCAGATTCATATGGACTATATACAATTGCACAAGCATCAACACCACAAAGGGTGCTGAGTTCGCTTACCTTCTTCAGCAGacccttcttccttttcttataGGTTGCTTTTCTTGCCGAATCATTAGTTATGAAAGCCAGTTTTACCTTTTTCCTAGTCATGGCTAAAGGGGAAAAGCAAGGATGCAAGTCAAGATTGGGAAGGAAGGATATGGTAGTTTGCTGATGCTATGTTGTTTCTAGTTCCAAATGGCCATTGCTATATATACTGATGTTGAATGGGTCAGAATTAATACCAGAGATCTTGCAAATAACATTATTGATTGTTGGGATTATGATGATTTGAAACATAtccttttgtttgtttttgttttttggtaagTGTAGAGCTAATATGGTAAGATATTATAGCCATTTGTTACTGCCATTTATATGGTAAGTACTAAGTAGTAATATGTATTTAGTTATAGATTTAATTGTCAGAGCCATGCTTGATATATACACCATaaattttcctaaatctctcaatCCAATGACTTaccttattttttttccccttctttgtAAGCAACGACTTACCATATTACCACACCTATGTAACTATGATAATGACTTAACATACcggctcaaaaaaaaaaaaaaaaaaaaaaagaagagagactTGCCATACTGATTCCTAAATCTCTCAATCCGTTGATCTCTCAATCCATTGACTTACTAtacctcttccaaaatttcctaAATGATTGACTTCTTCAAAAAGAATTTACTGTAGCTCTTCCAACATTTCCTAAATGTTGTCCGAATTTTTGTAGACAAATTCATTTGGTAGAAATTTAGTAAATTCTTCTTCTCAATCCATTGACTTCTAtacttcttccaaaatttcctaAATGATTGACTTATTGGCTACGCAAGAAGAAGTTATCCTTAAACTAACATATTAAGGGTCCATTTGTTTCCAACTAATGTTGTCTGAATTTTTGTAGACAAAttcatttggaagaaatttagtAAATTCTTCTTCTCAATCCGTTGACTTCTACACCTCTTCGAAAATTTCCAAAATGATTGACTTAGTGGCTACGCAAGAAGAAGTTATCCTTAAACTAACGGATGAGGGGCTGATGATCGCTCCTGAACTGTTCACGGCCAGATTTTGGCCAGAAAAAAATGTGTGGTCCAGATCACTAGTTGTACATCGATTTTCACAATGTGTGTGGGACCCGCAAAATTTTGTACTAAAGTTACACGTTGTGCAAATAAAGTTGCGCCGTGTGCAACCAAGGTTACGCGCTGTTGAAAATGACCAAAACCGCAACCGTTCCTGCCCTTTGTCCTAAACTAACATATTAAGGGTCCATCTGTTTCCAACTAATGTTGTCTGAATTTTTGTAGACAAATTCATTTGGTAGAAATTTAGTAAATTCTTCTTTTTGGGGAAATTATTCAAATCTTTCAGCGCGAACAATAATTggtttttgtacttatatgtaGGGGTGTTaaaaaagaagtgaaaaagcGGGTAACCGAGAAAATCGAATTGATCCAAACCAAAAAATATGATAACTAACCCgtaattttaaaaattgttaggttACCCGAATctacttgaaaattttggttaGACTATGGTTTTCCATTTACAAAAACC
Encoded proteins:
- the LOC113715758 gene encoding agamous-like MADS-box protein AGL80, producing MTRKKVKLAFITNDSARKATYKKRKKGLLKKVSELSTLCGVDACAIVYSPYESEPEVWPGPVGVQLVISRFKRMPEMEQSKKMVNQEGFIKHRIAKANEQLRKQCKENREKEMTEVMYQCLTGRGIQDLMMADLHDLGWLVDQNVKKIEKRIEFLKKMAPPQQAKPPTTPPGEPSMPVDGIPRTGWFNQWMNNPGQNKGSGSGNEMTMKFHENHNFMWSSAFFP
- the LOC113716063 gene encoding uncharacterized protein — translated: MEQGQARVNLTINIFWHIWKARNKRIFDSAHQEPHNTAQKAQEEWLEFEQERESEQESRATQNRSGQQARNEQPREDVVCLYTDAAISAKMIRTGKGIIARNWKGIILRAKGNVHQRKGTASMEEALAIRNALLMAKQAGWKKIIVHSDCKSVVEQINRCSEYEYNIATILEDVQELRKGFDRCSFLFISRTANVISHALAHFAVKLVHNIEWENDFPIWLIELGMKEMRVVSPFCN